From a single Rosa rugosa chromosome 7, drRosRugo1.1, whole genome shotgun sequence genomic region:
- the LOC133723902 gene encoding F-box/kelch-repeat protein At3g23880-like → MSKLPEEMLVQILSRLPPRSLMRFKCIHMSWYTLINNPIFVDKHLFVSKHNKLSSFTTILFKRYVLRNENTDQKKTVLSLFNLFHNNDDGEGHHLDSVMEELHVPPSMRLKRMNDHCGLEFLELSGHCDGIICLTDFRENIVLCNPAIKEFKLLPLSSFHLSYPDGVYTSAVGFGYDLKSKCYKAVRVCEYGQDYNDKGLVTLPPKAEVYSLVTNSWKEIKADNLVKNTTVIWFHSWPEAAVPTYCKGIIYWSGKRRVYRDYPGVDDDEHELDLSNRIISFHIVDETFHDIPCPDVGLLTRRAFGLWNESLTISSLGESEKDSIDIWVLDDIEETWTKYVTLRPVVNILYPLTLARKSEQFLLVAIDECVVIFYNCCTGKFKYLPISGVFLNHYQAVSYVSSTVSIEGGNNVEEEISEGI, encoded by the coding sequence ATGTCCAAATTGCCAGAAGAGATGCTGGTGCAAATCCTGTCGAGGCTGCCACCCAGATCTCTTATGCGATTCAAATGCATCCATATGTCATGGTATACTTTGATCAATAATCCCATCTTTGTGGACAAACACCTATTCGTTTCGAAGCACAACAAACTCTCTTCCTTCACCACCATCCTTTTCAAGCGCTATGTCCTTAGAAACGAGAACACTGACCAAAAGAAAACAGTATTGTCATTATTCAATCTTTTCCATAATAATGATGATGGTGAGGGCCACCATCTTGATTCTGTTATGGAGGAACTCCATGTCCCACCTTCAATGCGTCTAAAGAGGATGAACGATCATTGTGGACTCGAGTTTTTGGAACTTTCAGGTCATTGTGATGGGATCATTTGTTTAACTGATTTTAGAGAGAACATTGTTTTATGCAATCCAGCCATCAAGGAATTCAAACTTCTTCCGTTGTCGAGTTTTCATCTCTCTTACCCGGATGGTGTCTACACATCTGCTGTGGGATTTGGATATGATCTCAAATCAAAATGTTATAAAGCTGTTAGAGTTTGTGAATATGGGCAAGATTACAATGATAAAGGTCTTGTTACTCTTCCTCCAAAAGCAGAAGTATACAGCCTCGTTACAAATTCTTGGAAAGAAATCAAGGCTGATAATTTGGTGAAGAACACTACAGTGATTTGGTTTCATAGTTGGCCTGAAGCAGCCGTCCCAACCTACTGCAAGGGAATAATTTATTGGTCTGGAAAAAGGAGGGTATATCGTGACTATCCAGGTGTTGACGACGACGAACATGAGTTGGATCTCAGTAATCGgatcatttcatttcatatagTTGATGAGACATTTCATGATATACCATGTCCAGATGTTGGTTTGCTAACCCGTAGGGCTTTTGGATTGTGGAATGAGTCCTTAACTATTTCTAGTTTGGGTGAGAGTGAGAAGGACTCCATAGATATATGGGTGCTGGATGACATTGAGGAAACTTGGACAAAATACGTTACTCTTCGCCCAGTTGTGAATATTTTATATCCGTTGACATTAGCAAGGAAGAGCGAGCAATTTCTTCTTGTTGCCATTGATGAATGCGTAGTGATCTTCTACAACTGTTGTACCGGAAAGTTTAAGTATCTCCCTATTAGTGGCGTGTTCCTAAACCACTATCAAGCTGTTTCTTATGTGAGTAGTACTGTTTCAATAGAGGGAGGCAATAATGTTGAAGAGGAGATAAGTGAAGGAATATAA
- the LOC133722703 gene encoding putative F-box protein At2g02030, with translation MRLRMAELSKLPQEMKVRILSRLPPKSLMRFKCVHRSWHAWISSPNFAAKHVSVSKHNKFSSITTILFKRYVLDLNTDKREMVLSLFDLCHDNNCVDDDDHLNPLMEDLHVPQSMGLKRRDIWTGIEYIEIACHCNGIICLTDYRKRVVLCNPAIKEFNRLPVSSLALSSADIRPSGSSTAAVGFGCDLKSEEYKVVRILHSAREFKDKDMVIHPPRAEVFSLVTRSWKEIKTDNLDNESTNIWPDSTVCIYCKGNLYWRGHEEQKEYFDVSYSYTDEDNNSGDETFIFEDKERIIAFDIGSETFHVISFPNGYYYYHKVFGLWNDSIAVSTSWCSENPCIDIWVLDNIGGVKGSWINCLSIDPVVNIEFPLAFVGKSGQSLLVAVDRCVVILCDYTTSKLKYLPVNGVSLWNSQALFYVNSVVSVKGYTDCSDRIPNLVLEA, from the coding sequence ATGAGGTTGAGAATGGCAGAGCTTTCCAAATTGCCACAAGAGATGAAGGTGCGAATCCTGTCAAGGCTGCCTCCAAAATCTCTTATGCGATTCAAATGCGTCCATAGATCCTGGCATGCTTGGATCAGTAGCCCCAATTTCGCAGCCAAACACGTCTCCGTTTCGAAGCACAACAAATTCTCCTCCATCACTACCATTCTTTTCAAACGTTATGTTCTTGACCTCAACACTGACAAGAGGGAAATGGTATTGTCATTGTTTGATCTTTGCCATGATAATAATTGTGTTGATGATGACGATCACCTTAATCCTTTAATGGAGGACCTCCATGTTCCGCAGTCTATGGGTCTAAAAAGGAGGGACATATGGACCGGGATCGAGTATATAGAAATTGCATGTCACTGCAATGGAATCATTTGCTTAACCGATTACAGGAAAAGAGTTGTTTTATGCAATCCAGCAATTAAGGAATTCAACCGTCTTCCAGTGTCAAGTCTTGCTCTCTCTTCTGCTGATATTAGGCCCAGTGGGTCATCTACAGCTGCTGTAGGATTTGGCTGTGATCTCAAATCTGAAGAATACAAAGTTGTTAGAATTTTACATTCTGCACGAGAGTTTAAAGATAAAGACATGGTCATACATCCTCCCAGAGCAGAAGTATTCAGCCTCGTTACAAGGTCTTGGAAAGAAATCAAGACTGATAATCTTGACAATGAAAGTACAAATATTTGGCCCGATTCAACTGTCTGCATATACTGTAAAGGAAATCTTTATTGGCGTGGACATGAAGAACAGAAGGAATATTTTGATGTTAGCTACTCCTATACAGACGAGGACAATAATTCAGGAGATGAAACTTTTATATTCGAGGACAAAGAGCGGATCATTGCATTTGACATTGGCAGTGAGACATTTCATGTTATATCTTTTCCAAATGGTTATTATTACTATCATAAGGTTTTTGGCTTGTGGAATGACTCCATCGCAGTGAGTACTAGTTGGTGTTCGGAAAATCCATGCATAGACATATGGGTGCTGGATAACATTGGTGGGGTTAAGGGGTCGTGGATAAACTGCTTATCCATTGATCCAGTTGTGAACATTGAATTTCCATTGGCATTTGTTGGGAAGAGTGGGCAATCCCTTTTGGTTGCCGTGGATCGTTGTGTAGTAATTTTGTGTGACTATACTACCTCAAAATTGAAGTATCTTCCTGTTAATGGAGTGTCTCTCTGGAACTCTCAAGCTCTTTTTTACGTGAATAGTGTAGTTTCAGTGAAGGGATACACTGATTGTAGCGATAGAATTCCTAACCTTGTTCTGGAAGCTTGA
- the LOC133723892 gene encoding E3 ubiquitin-protein ligase RFI2 has product MGLGSDEEVVVEESDGVGGDGGGGGCGGKSYGGSVSCSICLEVVADNGDRSWAKLQCGHEFHLDCIGSAFNIKGAMQCPNCRKIEKGQWLYANGCRSFPDFSMDDWNHDEDLYDLSYSEMSFGVHWCPFGSLARLPSSFEEGEFSPTSYHDLLGQHAIFAEHTAVSSAAHPCPYIAYFGPIHPSSSNSSGSVSEASNFNHHWTGTSVPSELPSSYAFPAMDLHYHSWEHHSPPFSTTSSHIGGVDQTSIPSVTQRSARPSSEIPRSGSFMHPFLVGHSSSARAGSSVTSSMIPPYPGSNARARDRVQALQAYYQQQQPSNSPTMRTPMISGGRRSSSQRGLPQVGPVASSSDQNGGFYFYPSGSSGRNYQEAENPLSTRFHAWERDHLPSFSMNQVDRDSGWAALHQAGSGSESAIRGNSIRRHASERTSSQNRS; this is encoded by the exons ATGGGTCTGGGCAGCGATGAAGAGGTGGTTGTTGAAGAAAGCGATGGTGTTGGTGgcgatggtggtggtggtggttgtggAGGCAAGTCGTACGGTGGCTCTGTGTCCTGCTCGATTTGCCTTGAAGTCGTCGCTGATAATGGGGATAGATCTTGGGCCAAGCTGCAATGTGGGCATGAATTTCATCTAG ATTGCATTGGTTCGGCGTTTAATATAAAGGGCGCAATGCAATGCCCTAATTGTCGGAAGATCGAGAAAGGTCAATGGCTTTATGCTAATGGCTGCCGTTCATTTCCGGATTTTAGCATGGATGACTGGAACCATGATGAAGATCTGTATGATCTAAGTTATTCCGAAATG TCCTTTGGTGTTCACTGGTGTCCATTTGGTAGCTTAGCAAGACTTCCTTCATCATTTGA GGAAGGAGAGTTCTCACCAACTTCAT ATCATGATTTACTTGGACAGCATGCCATCTTTGCTGAGCATACAGCTGTATCATCTGCTGCTCATCCTTGCCCATATATTGCTTACTTTGGACCAATCCACCCCTCATCCTCTAATTCAAGTGGAAGTGTTTCAGAAGCTTCCAACTTTAACCATCATTGGACTGGCACATCTGTACCTAGTGAACTACCAAGCTCCTATGCTTTTCCTGCCATGGATCTTCATTACCACAGTTGGGAGCACCATTCCCCTCCATTCTCTACAACCAGCAGTCATATTGGTGGGGTTGACCAAACTTCAATCCCATCTGTGACTCAAAGATCTGCTAGGCCGAGTTCGGAGATACCAAGATCAGGATCTTTCATGCATCCCTTTCTTGTTGGTCACAG TTCTAGTGCTAGAGCCGGCAGCTCAGTCACATCTTCAATGATTCCTCCTTATCCAGGCAGCAATGCTCGGGCTCGCGACCGAGTCCAAGCTCTTCAGGCATACTACCAACAGCAACAACCTAGCAATTCACCAACCATGCGCACACCCATGATTTCAGGAGGCCGAAGATCAAGCAGTCAAAGAGGTTTGCCTCAAGTAGGGCCAGTGGCTTCATCATCAGATCAAAATGGTGGTTTCTATTTTTACCCTTCTGGTTCATCAGGCCGTAACTACCAAGAAGCTGAAAATCCTTTATCTACTCGTTTTCACGCGTGGGAAAGAGATCACCTGCCTTCATTCTCGATGAATCAGGTTGACCGTGATTCTGGTTGGGCTGCTCTTCACCAGGCTGGCAGTGGATCAGAGTCGGCAATCAGGGGAAACAGCATACGGCGGCATGCATCTGAGAGGACATCTTCACAAAATCGGTCATAG
- the LOC133722704 gene encoding F-box/kelch-repeat protein At3g06240-like, whose protein sequence is MADLHKIPFELLVQILSRLPPKSLMRFKCIHKSFDALVNNPQFAVKHLHYYNERSSSTCILFRRTAEHKTENDKQQIYFSFLHLRYDNDVDDGDDHSLHFSLEDIHFPLSMGLKVRGPFIELPDISGTGLRDESVTILAHCDGIFCVSLYGGNLVLYNPGINEFKIIPESCLRDGIGFFVGFGFDPKSKDYLLVRIVSFKDLYDGEYEEHLVIQPPRAEVYTLRANSWREVNADNLHTETRNIFGLDCQTCFKGIFYWKGYDEPREYMSSYDRDVEDLKYLVILFDACDRVFHSVKLPECFYQFPLHEFILTVWNNSVVLYGFYRGGDQPFEIWGMDDFATTGINCSWTKHISIVLTLKAEIRVPLILGLWKSDEVLLLAKNGCLVSYNFVTDKLKHLPIHYLSHGNYNQVVCKRSIVSVNGGNKFESKDVISNRVSCP, encoded by the coding sequence ATGGCAGACCTCCATAAAATTCCGTTTGAACTATTGGTGCAAATCCTATCCAGGCTGCCACCTAAATCTCTAATGCGATTCAAGTGCATCCATAAGTCATTCGATGCTCTGGTCAATAATCCCCAGTTCGCAGTGAAGCACCTCCACTATTACAATGAACGCTCCTCCTCTACTTGCATTCTTTTCAGGCGTACTGCCGAGCACAAGACCGAAAATGACAAGCAGCAAATTTACTTTTCATTCCTTCATCTTCGCTATGACAATGACGTTGATGATGGTGATGACCATAGCCTTCATTTCAGTTTGGAGGATATCCATTTTCCACTTTCTATGGGGTTAAAGGTTAGGGGGCCGTTTATTGAGCTCCCTGATATTAGCGGTACAGGTCTTCGTGATGAATCTGTTACTATTTTAGCTCATTGTGATGGAATTTTTTGTGTATCTCTTTACGGTGGCAACCTTGTTCTATACAATCCAGGAATCAACGAATTCAAGATCATTCCCGAGTCATGCCTTCGAGATGGTATCGGATTCTTTGTAGGATTTGGCTTTGATCCAAAATCTAAAGATTACTTACTTGTTAGGATTGTATCTTTCAAAGACCTATATGATGGCGAGTATGAAGAGCATCTCGTTATTCAACCTCCTAGGGCAGAAGTGTACACATTGCGTGCTAATTCTTGGAGAGAGGTCAATGCTGATAATTTACATACAGAAACCAGAAACATATTTGGCTTGGATTGTCAGACATGCTTCAAAGGTATTTTCTATTGGAAGGGATATGACGAACCGAGAGAATACATGTCATCTTATGACAGAGATGTGGAGGATCTAAAGTATCTGGTTATTTTATTTGATGCGTGTGACCGAGTATTTCATAGTGTAAAACTGCCGGAGTGTTTCTACCAGTTTCCACTTCATGAATTTATCCTTACCGTGTGGAATAATTCCGTTGTTCTTTATGGTTTTTATCGCGGTGGAGATCAACCTTTTGAAATTTGGGGGATGGACGACTTTGCTACTACTGGTATCAACTGTTCTTGGACAAAACACATTTCCATTGTGCTCACATTGAAGGCTGAGATCCGGGTTCCACTTATATTGGGACTTTGGAAGAGCGATGAGGTTCTTCTGCTTGCCAAAAATGGATGCCTAGTCTCCTACAATTTCGTTACCGATAAACTTAAACATCTACCCATTCATTATTTGTCTCATGGAAATTATAACCAAGTTGTCTGTAAACGTAGTATAGTTTCGGTTAATGGTGGAAATAAGTTTGAAAGCAAAGATGTAATTTCTAACCGCGTCTCTTGTCCTTGA
- the LOC133722705 gene encoding putative F-box protein At3g16210 codes for MTEFCKMQEEALVAQILSRLPPRSLMRFKCIRKSWHALINSPWFASRPTPPSVQQTLLLYSNPIEALRIRTEANKEEIVFSFLNLPNNAGHCDGIICLNLYTGNLVLYNPANKELKILPKPCLPVEDKDTFITVLGFGYDSKSNDYILVNIAVYGEELLGDYENTILHIPKAEMYTLGTDSWKEIQTDYLETGSAIFWPTDFEMYFRGNFY; via the exons ATGACAGAGTTTTGCAAAATGCAAGAAGAAGCATTGGTGGCGCAAATTCTATCAAGGTTGCCTCCCAGATCTCTAATGCGATTCAAATGCATCCGTAAGTCATGGCATGCACTCATCAATAGCCCTTGGTTTGCATCCCGGCCAACACCTCCAAGTgtacaacaaactctcctcctCTACTCGAATCCTATTGAAGCGTTGCGCATTAGAACCGAAGCTAACAAGGAGGAAATTGTGTTCTCATTTCTTAATCTTCCTAATAATGCCG GTCATTGTGATGGGATAATTTGTCTGAATCTTTATACCGGCAACCTTGTGTTATACAATCCAGCAAACAAGGAATTGAAAATTCTTCCGAAACCATGCCTTCCGGTTGAAGATAAAGATACATTTATAACTGTTCTGGGATTTGGCTATGATTCCAAATCTAATGATTACATACTTGTTAATATTGCTGTTTATGGTGAGGAACTCTTAGGAGACTACGAGAATACCATTCTTCATATTCCCAAGGCAGAAATGTACACACTAGGTACTGATTCTTGGAAAGAGATCCAGACTGATTATCTAGAAACCGGAAGCGCAATCTTTTGGCCTACTGATTTCGAGATGTACTTTCGGGGGAACTTTTATTGA
- the LOC133720761 gene encoding serine/arginine-rich splicing factor SR30-like isoform X1 — protein MSSRSSRTIYVGNLPGDIRMREIEDLFMKYGPIVDIDLKIPPRPPGYAFIEFEDPRDADDAIYGRDGCNFDGYRLRVELSHGRRGYSSSADRFSSYSRSSSSRGASRRSDYRVLVTGLPASASWQDLKDHMRQAGDVCFAQVFRDRRVLVFNTIIGMTGVVDYTNYDDMKYAIRKLDDSEFRNAFSRSYIRVEEYDSSRGYSRSPSYDSRQSYSRSPSRSPYVSRSRSRSRSFGGQSRSISPDVEYSRRSPRSASPPPSRSLSRSRSPVRSPYYGTLRRSPSRSRSLPR, from the exons ATGAGTAGCCGATCGAGTCGTACTATCTACGTGGGGAATCTGCCTGGAGATATTCGTATGAGAGAAATTGAAGATTTATTCATGAAG TATGGACCAATTGTTGACATTGATCTTAAGATCCCTCCCAGACCACCGGGTTATGCTTTTATTGAG TTTGAAGATCCACGTGATGCTGATGATGCGATTTATGGCCGGGATGGTTGCAACTTTGATGGGTATCGCTTACGG GTTGAACTATCACATGGTAGACGTGGATATTCATCATCAGCAGATCGATTTAGCAGTTACAGTCGTAGTAGCAGTAGCCGTGGAGCTTCCCGCCGTTCTGACTATCGTG TGCTGGTCACTGGATTACCTGCTTCTGCTTCATGGCAGGATCTGAAG GATCACATGCGTCAAGCTGGAGATGTTTGTTTTGCGCAAGTGTTCCGTGACCGCCGTG TTCTTGTGTTTAATACTATTATAGGCATGACGGGAGTTGTAGACTACACAAATTACGATGACATGAAATATGCG ATCCGGAAATTGGATGATTCTGAATTTAGAAATGCTTTTTCTCGGTCCTACATACGG GTTGAGGAATATGATTCTAGTCGTGGGTATTCCAGAAGCCCCAGTTATGACTCAAGGCAGAGCTACTCTAGAAGTCCCAGTCGTAGTCCATATGTGTCGAGAAGTCGCAGTCGCAGCCGTAGCTTTGGGGGCCAGAGCAGAAG CATATCACCAGATGTGGAATATTCACGCCGCTCTCCTAGGTCTGCCTCACCACCCCCTTCAAG ATCTCTGTCAAGATCTAGATCTCCAGTTCGTTCT
- the LOC133720761 gene encoding serine/arginine-rich splicing factor SR30-like isoform X2 produces MSSRSSRTIYVGNLPGDIRMREIEDLFMKYGPIVDIDLKIPPRPPGYAFIEFEDPRDADDAIYGRDGCNFDGYRLRVELSHGRRGYSSSADRFSSYSRSSSSRGASRRSDYRVLVTGLPASASWQDLKDHMRQAGDVCFAQVFRDRRGMTGVVDYTNYDDMKYAIRKLDDSEFRNAFSRSYIRVEEYDSSRGYSRSPSYDSRQSYSRSPSRSPYVSRSRSRSRSFGGQSRSISPDVEYSRRSPRSASPPPSRSLSRSRSPVRSPYYGTLRRSPSRSRSLPR; encoded by the exons ATGAGTAGCCGATCGAGTCGTACTATCTACGTGGGGAATCTGCCTGGAGATATTCGTATGAGAGAAATTGAAGATTTATTCATGAAG TATGGACCAATTGTTGACATTGATCTTAAGATCCCTCCCAGACCACCGGGTTATGCTTTTATTGAG TTTGAAGATCCACGTGATGCTGATGATGCGATTTATGGCCGGGATGGTTGCAACTTTGATGGGTATCGCTTACGG GTTGAACTATCACATGGTAGACGTGGATATTCATCATCAGCAGATCGATTTAGCAGTTACAGTCGTAGTAGCAGTAGCCGTGGAGCTTCCCGCCGTTCTGACTATCGTG TGCTGGTCACTGGATTACCTGCTTCTGCTTCATGGCAGGATCTGAAG GATCACATGCGTCAAGCTGGAGATGTTTGTTTTGCGCAAGTGTTCCGTGACCGCCGTG GCATGACGGGAGTTGTAGACTACACAAATTACGATGACATGAAATATGCG ATCCGGAAATTGGATGATTCTGAATTTAGAAATGCTTTTTCTCGGTCCTACATACGG GTTGAGGAATATGATTCTAGTCGTGGGTATTCCAGAAGCCCCAGTTATGACTCAAGGCAGAGCTACTCTAGAAGTCCCAGTCGTAGTCCATATGTGTCGAGAAGTCGCAGTCGCAGCCGTAGCTTTGGGGGCCAGAGCAGAAG CATATCACCAGATGTGGAATATTCACGCCGCTCTCCTAGGTCTGCCTCACCACCCCCTTCAAG ATCTCTGTCAAGATCTAGATCTCCAGTTCGTTCT
- the LOC133720761 gene encoding serine/arginine-rich splicing factor SR30-like isoform X3: protein MSSRSSRTIYVGNLPGDIRMREIEDLFMKYGPIVDIDLKIPPRPPGYAFIEFEDPRDADDAIYGRDGCNFDGYRLRVELSHGRRGYSSSADRFSSYSRSSSSRGASRRSDYRVLVTGLPASASWQDLKDHMRQAGDVCFAQVFRDRRVLVFNTIIGMTGVVDYTNYDDMKYAIRKLDDSEFRNAFSRSYIRVEEYDSSRGYSRSPSYDSRQSYSRSPSRSPYVSRSRSRSRSFGGQSRSISPDVEYSRRSPRSASPPPSRAKNINKNLNCI from the exons ATGAGTAGCCGATCGAGTCGTACTATCTACGTGGGGAATCTGCCTGGAGATATTCGTATGAGAGAAATTGAAGATTTATTCATGAAG TATGGACCAATTGTTGACATTGATCTTAAGATCCCTCCCAGACCACCGGGTTATGCTTTTATTGAG TTTGAAGATCCACGTGATGCTGATGATGCGATTTATGGCCGGGATGGTTGCAACTTTGATGGGTATCGCTTACGG GTTGAACTATCACATGGTAGACGTGGATATTCATCATCAGCAGATCGATTTAGCAGTTACAGTCGTAGTAGCAGTAGCCGTGGAGCTTCCCGCCGTTCTGACTATCGTG TGCTGGTCACTGGATTACCTGCTTCTGCTTCATGGCAGGATCTGAAG GATCACATGCGTCAAGCTGGAGATGTTTGTTTTGCGCAAGTGTTCCGTGACCGCCGTG TTCTTGTGTTTAATACTATTATAGGCATGACGGGAGTTGTAGACTACACAAATTACGATGACATGAAATATGCG ATCCGGAAATTGGATGATTCTGAATTTAGAAATGCTTTTTCTCGGTCCTACATACGG GTTGAGGAATATGATTCTAGTCGTGGGTATTCCAGAAGCCCCAGTTATGACTCAAGGCAGAGCTACTCTAGAAGTCCCAGTCGTAGTCCATATGTGTCGAGAAGTCGCAGTCGCAGCCGTAGCTTTGGGGGCCAGAGCAGAAG CATATCACCAGATGTGGAATATTCACGCCGCTCTCCTAGGTCTGCCTCACCACCCCCTTCAAG GGcaaagaacataaacaaaaatctgAATTGCATATGA
- the LOC133720761 gene encoding serine/arginine-rich splicing factor SR30-like isoform X4, translating into MSSRSSRTIYVGNLPGDIRMREIEDLFMKYGPIVDIDLKIPPRPPGYAFIEFEDPRDADDAIYGRDGCNFDGYRLRVELSHGRRGYSSSADRFSSYSRSSSSRGASRRSDYRVLVTGLPASASWQDLKDHMRQAGDVCFAQVFRDRRGMTGVVDYTNYDDMKYAVNNT; encoded by the exons ATGAGTAGCCGATCGAGTCGTACTATCTACGTGGGGAATCTGCCTGGAGATATTCGTATGAGAGAAATTGAAGATTTATTCATGAAG TATGGACCAATTGTTGACATTGATCTTAAGATCCCTCCCAGACCACCGGGTTATGCTTTTATTGAG TTTGAAGATCCACGTGATGCTGATGATGCGATTTATGGCCGGGATGGTTGCAACTTTGATGGGTATCGCTTACGG GTTGAACTATCACATGGTAGACGTGGATATTCATCATCAGCAGATCGATTTAGCAGTTACAGTCGTAGTAGCAGTAGCCGTGGAGCTTCCCGCCGTTCTGACTATCGTG TGCTGGTCACTGGATTACCTGCTTCTGCTTCATGGCAGGATCTGAAG GATCACATGCGTCAAGCTGGAGATGTTTGTTTTGCGCAAGTGTTCCGTGACCGCCGTG GCATGACGGGAGTTGTAGACTACACAAATTACGATGACATGAAATATGCGGTAAATAATACTTAA